The genome window TCATATCATCAGCCTTACATCATCTCGTCATATTACTTTATTGAGGCTTTGTGGCCGGTCATTCTATTATCAAGCATCTTCACTTACATGATACCATTTGGTTTGACTTGGGCATACAGAGATTTGTGTTTAAGAACATCTTTCAAAAAAGATGCATTGGTATCTGAGTGGATGGAACCTTTCAAAGGTTTTAAGAACCTAATTACCTTAACCATGTTTGCAGCAGTGGTTTATTCACTATTCCCACTTGTTATTTGGAGTCCAACAATGAAGGAAACTGCTTGGGGTTATGTGCCATATGTTGCGATAGTCATAGTCTTGATTCCAACTGTACTGTTACCACACTATTATTTTCATAAGTTATTTTCTAAAGTGAAGGAGAACCGTCTTAAAGACTTTCGAAATGAACTCTTGAAGTTCTCCACTCGTAGAAAGAAGGATATTCCAAGGAGGACTCTCCTCCTCTTAGAAGCCTTAAACACAGAGCAGATGAAGACAATGCTCATAGATGTAAGAACTTTGGTAGAGATCCTAATTGTGGCATTGATGCATGTAAGCCTTGTAGAAGTCGTAGCTACACTCATACATGGTTAGATTTATAGTACACTCATTTCAAACTATGCTTTCAGCATCGATTCACTTCTTCCATAATATCAATGAGTGTGTGCGCACCAAGGTACCCACAAACAATTCTAATAATGTCTCAATTTAAAAAAGAACTATACTAAAAACCTCTATTATCCCAGTAATTAAACTGAATGTCATTTTCCTCTGAACTTGTGGAGAGAAATTTCTTATGTGATTCTATTAGATCAAAGTAAAGATTATAGTAGCTTTCTTCTTCAACAGCCTTATTCATTATATCGGTATTGTAAGCACAAATGGCAGTTAATGGGATTTCCAGAACACTATGCAAAGCTTTTTCATATTCAATCAATTCCTCAGTCATTTCATGTTTTAGAAAGCATGCCATCTCGCCCACAACACGTAGACCCTTGAAACCCTTCGTAATAGCTTCATTCAAAGACTTCATCCATAACCCCTTCGTCCGCTCAATATCGAATTCACCATCAATTATATACCAATTTCTGTAATCCACAATGTTCAAGGAATCTGTTCTTGTATATTTTTCGACATCCAATCCAAAGTCCTTCATAGCTTTCTTTATTCTTCGTGGCGATTCTTCTCCCGCGACATAGATAGCTGCTTCCCCCTTATCCAATCCAGCTTTTAAGAATGTGAAGAGAATGAGTTGTTTATGCTTACGACTCTCATAAAACAGCATACAATGATCTCTGGGTTTCATTCTCCTGATATGGTCTAGTGCTTTTTCTTCCAAGATTTTGAATCTCCAATTTTCATACAATAGCCATAACTATAACTCGTTATAAGTCCTGCCAATCTTCAATGACCTTGAAAATGTTGTTACCAAAAAAAAGGCAACCGATAAAATAACGTATATTATGCTCTTAGCGAGGATCTTTGTTTGGCCAGTCATAAAATCAACCTCGATTATGTTGCGGAGTGTACTGAGGACTAGCTTTGAATCCCTAAGCCAGCATTACCTGGTTCAGGTTCAAAGGGTCGATGGTTAATTACCACCCTCTCAGCTAGATTAGTCCAGCTCCCCCTGTAGTCAGTATTTGTGAATTAAGTATTTATTATTAACTTAGATCAGTCCTGTCAACTCTTCGACTGATTGAAAACACTGTAAAAAACGTTTAACAGAAAAGAATTAGCATGAGTTAAAGTATACTCAATAGGTTAAGAGTTAATCCCCCAAACTTTACTAAAGAGCTGAAGCCAATTTTCACCAATTATTTTTCTTGTATCATTATCAGAGTATCCCCTTTTCATTAAACCTTCAGTAATTTTGGGGAAGTCCCTCGCTGAGCTAATACCTTTCGGGTATATTATTGGATATTTTATTTCAGCGAGTGGTTTTTCCCAACTTTTCCCAGTCAAAGCATATATGAAGAATTCCTTTGGTTGCTTCTCTGTAAAATCCGTGCCTAACGCAACATGCTCTATGCCTACAAGTTTCACAAGATAATCTATCACATCAAGATAGTCCTCTATGGTAGACCCCTCCCCCCCTACTAGTAAAGGGGGATATAAAGTAGCCCCAATTACTCCTCCTTTTTCAGCTAAAGCCAATAATTGTTCGTCTGATTTATTCCTGGGATTATCCACGATACTTTTTGGATTAGCGTGCGTAAAAGCAACTGGATCCTTTGAAGCCTCTATGACCTCCATAGATGTTTTTTCACTTGCATGCGAAAGATCAATAAGTATTCCTTGTCGATTCATCTCTTTTACAACTCTATATCCAAACTCACTCAATCCAGCATCTTTGCTCTCCCAGCAACCATCGCCAATGTAGTTTCGATCTTGATATGTTAATTGAATGATTCTAACTCCTAGATCATGAAATATCCGAATGAGATTAATGTCATCTTCTATAGGCGTTCCATTTTGAAATCCAAGAACAATACCGACCTTTTTTTCACTCTTAGCCCTTTTGATATCTTCTATAGTTTTCACCTGCATGATGAGATCCTTGAAAGTCTCAAATTTCTCATTCCATTTTTCGATATTTGATATAGCCTCTCGAAAATTCTCCCAGCATACTATTGTCGCATTTACAGAGGTTACTCCTCCATTTTTCAATCTGTTGAACACGTCTTCATCCCAGACACTAACGTTCAAGCCATCAATAATTATCGATTCTGAATGTAGTGATAGAGGCTTTTTCATTTTCATCATCCGATTTATCTCTATAATTATTAAAATACAACTTCATCTTATTTTAGTAGATTTAAACTAAATTAGTCCTGCAAATCGTTATGGTGATCTCTTGTCAAAATCAACTAGTTCAATAAAAGAAGCATTAATGACTTTTGATAAAGATAGATTGATTGAGGAAACGAAAAGAGGATTAAATGAAGGCCTTAGTCCACACGAGCTGCTTGATGCTATCACCGATTCCCTAAAAGAGGTTGGAGACAAATTCGAAAGCGGTGAATTCTTCTTAGCGGAGTTGATTAATGCTGGAGAAGCTGCAAAGATAGTTATCTCTGAATATTTGGAGCCAGCTATAAAGAAAAGCGGTTCAGAACGTGAATCTATAGGGCGCATTTTGCTAGGAACTGTTGCTGGAGACATTCACGATATTGGAAAAAGCATAGTCTCATCAATGCTTTTCACAGCTGGATTTGATGTTGTTGATCTGGGTGTGGATGTAGCGCCAGATAAGTTTGTAACTGCTGTAAGAGAGCACAACCCAGAAATTTTAGGTATGTCAGCTCTATTGACCACAACCCTTCCTATGCAAAAAGAGACGATCGAAGCTCTTAAGAAAAGCAAGTTGCGAGATCAAGTCAAAGTAATAGTCGGCGGGTCTCCAGTTAATGAAGGTTGGGTAAA of Candidatus Bathyarchaeota archaeon contains these proteins:
- a CDS encoding MEDS domain-containing protein, with protein sequence MEEKALDHIRRMKPRDHCMLFYESRKHKQLILFTFLKAGLDKGEAAIYVAGEESPRRIKKAMKDFGLDVEKYTRTDSLNIVDYRNWYIIDGEFDIERTKGLWMKSLNEAITKGFKGLRVVGEMACFLKHEMTEELIEYEKALHSVLEIPLTAICAYNTDIMNKAVEEESYYNLYFDLIESHKKFLSTSSEENDIQFNYWDNRGF
- a CDS encoding dipeptidase, giving the protein MKKPLSLHSESIIIDGLNVSVWDEDVFNRLKNGGVTSVNATIVCWENFREAISNIEKWNEKFETFKDLIMQVKTIEDIKRAKSEKKVGIVLGFQNGTPIEDDINLIRIFHDLGVRIIQLTYQDRNYIGDGCWESKDAGLSEFGYRVVKEMNRQGILIDLSHASEKTSMEVIEASKDPVAFTHANPKSIVDNPRNKSDEQLLALAEKGGVIGATLYPPLLVGGEGSTIEDYLDVIDYLVKLVGIEHVALGTDFTEKQPKEFFIYALTGKSWEKPLAEIKYPIIYPKGISSARDFPKITEGLMKRGYSDNDTRKIIGENWLQLFSKVWGINS
- a CDS encoding corrinoid protein → MSKSTSSIKEALMTFDKDRLIEETKRGLNEGLSPHELLDAITDSLKEVGDKFESGEFFLAELINAGEAAKIVISEYLEPAIKKSGSERESIGRILLGTVAGDIHDIGKSIVSSMLFTAGFDVVDLGVDVAPDKFVTAVREHNPEILGMSALLTTTLPMQKETIEALKKSKLRDQVKVIVGGSPVNEGWVNEIGADGYSEDAIGAVKLVKKILKISD